The Methanobacterium lacus genome includes a region encoding these proteins:
- a CDS encoding BaiN/RdsA family NAD(P)/FAD-dependent oxidoreductase, with translation MNKIIDLAVVGAGPAGMMAAITASSNGNSVILIEKNNSAGKKLLITGNGRCNLTNTKPMNDFLKKFQKKGSFLRSAFTALTNNDLIDFFETRGLKLKVESDGRVFPVTDNSRDVLGILLKELKKQFVNIRYSTTVVSVHQDPQGFRLILDHGEDIMAKNVVLATGGVSYSATGSDGEGHKIAEETGHNITALEPGIVPVLTHEFWVRELSGLQLESAAAVIKHSKGKVKLEGDLLFTHQGLSGPMILNNSAKLVEILRRDERILLNIDIHPEKTVNQLSEEFLTAREEHGKVDLGNHMKLKLPNRMIPLFLEMAGADPKLKMNQLGKKERNNIINLLKSFPLTVTGTSSIDKAMVTCGGVSSKDFDPNTMESKTVTGLFFAGELVDGCGPSGGYNLQQAFSTGFLAGSKINR, from the coding sequence ATGAATAAAATCATAGACTTGGCAGTTGTAGGGGCAGGCCCTGCAGGAATGATGGCTGCAATCACAGCATCATCCAACGGTAACAGTGTAATATTGATAGAAAAGAATAATTCAGCCGGTAAAAAACTCCTTATCACGGGCAACGGTAGATGCAACCTCACAAACACTAAACCAATGAATGATTTCCTCAAAAAATTTCAGAAGAAGGGCAGTTTTCTGAGATCTGCCTTCACTGCCTTGACAAACAACGATCTCATTGACTTCTTCGAAACTCGAGGACTCAAACTAAAGGTAGAATCCGATGGAAGGGTGTTCCCTGTAACAGACAATTCAAGGGATGTCCTCGGCATACTGTTAAAAGAACTTAAAAAACAGTTCGTGAATATAAGGTACAGCACAACTGTTGTTTCAGTTCATCAGGATCCCCAGGGCTTTAGACTTATATTGGATCATGGCGAGGATATAATGGCCAAAAATGTGGTTTTAGCTACTGGTGGTGTATCCTACAGTGCCACTGGAAGTGATGGTGAGGGTCATAAAATTGCAGAGGAAACTGGACACAATATAACAGCACTTGAACCTGGCATCGTTCCAGTTTTAACACACGAATTTTGGGTGCGTGAACTCAGCGGATTACAATTAGAATCTGCTGCTGCAGTTATAAAACATTCAAAGGGCAAAGTTAAATTGGAAGGAGATTTACTCTTCACACATCAAGGTTTGTCAGGGCCGATGATTCTCAACAACAGTGCAAAACTGGTGGAAATACTGAGGAGGGATGAGAGGATACTTTTAAACATTGACATTCACCCCGAAAAAACTGTGAACCAGCTTTCAGAAGAATTTTTAACTGCTAGAGAAGAACATGGAAAGGTCGATCTGGGCAATCATATGAAGTTAAAATTGCCAAACAGGATGATACCATTGTTTCTTGAGATGGCAGGGGCCGATCCCAAACTTAAGATGAATCAACTGGGAAAAAAGGAGAGAAACAACATAATAAATCTTCTAAAATCATTTCCCCTCACAGTGACTGGCACTTCTTCAATTGATAAGGCCATGGTTACTTGTGGTGGAGTATCAAGCAAGGACTTCGATCCTAACACCATGGAATCTAAAACTGTTACAGGTCTTTTTTTTGCTGGAGAACTGGTTGATGGTTGCGGACCTAGTGGAGGATACAACTTACAGCAGGCATTCTCAACTGGCTTCCTCGCAGGGTCAAAAATTAATAGATAA
- the aspS gene encoding aspartate--tRNA(Asn) ligase: MTDLLEDCRRTHYSKQIKPEMKDEDVVIMGWIHEMRDLGGIIFVLLRDRDGVTQVTAPSKKIEPELFEELKKLKKESVIAVKGRVQESAKAPGGVEIIPETIKLLSESKLPLPLDTTEKVRAEIDTRLDSRFIDLRKHSVSAIFKVKSRMLHSVRNFLESENYTEINTPKLVGSATEGGTELFPITYFEREAFLGQSPQLYKQMMMASGFDNVYEIAPIFRAEEHDTLRHLNEVISIDVETAFTDQIDAMNILEKMVVKAITDVKEHCKDALDTLEFDLQIPETPFPRIEYDEMVEMVNNKGVKMEHGEDMSRAAEKVMGELMDGYYFITAWPTDIKPFYVQPSAEDPAKSCAFDLMYKDLEISSGAMRIHNHDLLVEKIKSKGLNPDSFNRYLAAFEYGMPPHAGWGVGAERFTMTMTGQTNIRETVLFPRDRRRLTP; the protein is encoded by the coding sequence TTGACAGATTTATTGGAAGATTGTAGAAGAACTCATTATTCAAAACAAATTAAACCAGAAATGAAGGATGAAGATGTTGTTATCATGGGATGGATCCATGAGATGAGGGACCTTGGCGGTATAATATTTGTACTGCTTCGTGACAGAGACGGTGTAACACAGGTAACAGCACCATCCAAAAAGATAGAACCAGAACTCTTTGAAGAACTTAAAAAGCTTAAGAAAGAATCTGTGATAGCTGTTAAGGGCCGGGTTCAAGAATCAGCCAAGGCACCGGGTGGAGTGGAGATAATACCTGAAACAATCAAGTTACTCAGCGAATCTAAATTACCACTTCCTTTGGACACAACAGAAAAGGTTAGGGCAGAAATTGACACGAGGCTCGATTCAAGATTCATAGATCTTAGAAAACACAGTGTCAGCGCAATATTCAAGGTCAAAAGTAGAATGCTTCATTCAGTTAGAAATTTCCTGGAAAGTGAAAACTACACCGAGATCAACACACCAAAACTCGTTGGATCCGCAACTGAGGGAGGAACAGAACTTTTCCCAATCACCTACTTCGAGAGGGAAGCATTCCTTGGCCAGAGTCCTCAGCTCTACAAGCAGATGATGATGGCTTCTGGATTTGATAACGTCTATGAAATAGCACCAATATTCAGGGCAGAAGAACACGATACACTCAGACACTTAAACGAAGTAATATCTATCGATGTTGAAACAGCATTCACAGATCAAATCGATGCAATGAACATCCTCGAGAAAATGGTTGTTAAAGCCATAACAGATGTTAAGGAACACTGTAAGGATGCCCTCGACACACTGGAATTCGATCTTCAAATACCTGAAACACCATTCCCAAGGATAGAGTACGATGAAATGGTTGAAATGGTGAACAACAAGGGTGTTAAAATGGAACATGGTGAAGACATGTCCAGAGCAGCTGAAAAAGTAATGGGAGAATTGATGGATGGTTACTACTTTATAACAGCATGGCCAACTGATATAAAACCATTCTATGTACAGCCAAGTGCAGAAGATCCAGCTAAAAGCTGTGCATTCGATCTGATGTACAAGGACCTGGAAATTTCCTCTGGAGCTATGAGGATTCACAACCACGACCTACTGGTTGAAAAAATTAAGAGCAAAGGATTAAACCCAGATTCATTCAACAGGTACCTGGCAGCATTTGAATATGGAATGCCACCACATGCAGGTTGGGGTGTTGGAGCTGAAAGGTTCACCATGACCATGACTGGCCAGACCAACATCAGGGAAACAGTACTGTTCCCAAGGGACAGAAGGAGACTTACACCGTAA
- the hisD gene encoding histidinol dehydrogenase, whose product MKLVQLNDHKTQELIERSMLDENTAIDTVTAIINEVKNRGDEALGDYTKKFDGAELDTIKVDEETINSSLSKLDNDLVKALEQAASNIAKFHENQIPDEWSTEVDEGVTAGQIVRPLDSVGCYIPGGRAVYPSTILMTVIPAKIAGVKRIICCTPPQPDGTVKDVVLAAAKVAGATEVYMVGGAQAVAAMAYGTESIPRVDKIVGPGNIFVTAAKKLVYGQVDIDFPAGPSEVLIIADETADPAFIAMDIMAQAEHDPNAACALVTTSKKVAKQVDILIAEQLNNMERSEIITESLNSNGLIVVADIMEDAIKFSNAYAPEHLIIMTRDPEADLEEITNAGSIFLGELTPVAAGDYGSGTNHVLPTSGCARMYSGLSAESFVKKPTVQRLSEQGVLNLDEMVTKLAEYEGLHAHAESFKLRTEKVKKELN is encoded by the coding sequence ATGAAACTAGTACAATTAAATGATCACAAAACTCAGGAACTCATTGAAAGGTCAATGCTGGATGAAAACACAGCCATCGACACTGTAACAGCCATAATTAATGAGGTTAAAAACAGGGGAGATGAAGCCCTAGGTGATTACACTAAAAAATTTGATGGTGCCGAATTGGACACAATAAAGGTTGATGAGGAAACCATCAACTCCAGCCTATCTAAGCTAGACAATGACCTTGTAAAAGCCCTTGAGCAGGCAGCATCAAACATTGCTAAATTTCATGAAAACCAAATACCAGATGAATGGTCAACAGAGGTTGATGAAGGTGTTACTGCTGGACAAATTGTCAGGCCACTGGACTCAGTAGGATGTTACATTCCTGGTGGAAGGGCAGTTTACCCATCTACAATACTCATGACTGTTATACCTGCCAAGATAGCTGGTGTTAAAAGGATAATATGCTGCACACCACCACAACCCGATGGAACAGTTAAGGATGTTGTACTGGCCGCTGCAAAGGTTGCAGGTGCAACAGAAGTTTACATGGTTGGTGGAGCTCAAGCAGTGGCTGCAATGGCATATGGAACAGAATCTATCCCACGGGTGGATAAGATCGTGGGGCCCGGCAACATTTTTGTAACAGCAGCGAAAAAACTGGTTTATGGACAGGTGGACATTGACTTTCCAGCAGGACCCTCAGAGGTACTCATAATAGCCGATGAAACAGCTGATCCAGCTTTTATTGCCATGGATATCATGGCCCAGGCAGAGCATGATCCAAATGCAGCCTGTGCACTTGTCACAACGTCTAAAAAAGTTGCCAAACAAGTGGATATCCTCATAGCTGAACAGTTGAACAACATGGAAAGATCCGAAATCATAACAGAATCTCTTAACTCCAATGGTTTAATAGTGGTGGCAGACATTATGGAAGACGCAATTAAATTTTCCAATGCCTACGCACCTGAGCACTTGATCATTATGACAAGGGATCCTGAAGCAGATCTTGAAGAGATTACCAATGCAGGTTCCATATTTTTAGGTGAACTCACACCTGTGGCTGCAGGTGACTATGGATCAGGTACTAATCATGTGTTGCCAACATCAGGATGTGCAAGGATGTACTCAGGTCTATCTGCAGAATCATTCGTCAAAAAACCAACTGTACAAAGGTTATCAGAACAAGGAGTTCTGAATCTTGATGAGATGGTTACTAAACTTGCAGAGTACGAGGGACTACATGCACATGCAGAATCCTTCAAGTTGAGAACAGAGAAGGTCAAAAAGGAGTTGAATTAG
- a CDS encoding UPF0058 family protein has product MYKDELIQIHQFLVYVLKNLENEYTVKDECKDYICLNISPHHIHRTKAEHKYAIFVLSTAISEIIANNNGGTSTNISNGLGELVKRSKKELIKFQDDGALRYQNQKIKL; this is encoded by the coding sequence ATGTACAAGGATGAGCTCATACAAATACATCAGTTTCTGGTATACGTTTTAAAAAACTTGGAAAACGAGTACACTGTAAAAGACGAGTGTAAAGATTATATTTGTCTTAATATCAGTCCACACCATATTCACCGAACAAAAGCCGAACATAAATATGCTATTTTTGTACTTTCAACAGCTATATCTGAGATCATAGCAAACAACAACGGTGGAACCTCAACTAACATATCCAATGGACTCGGTGAACTGGTAAAACGATCAAAAAAAGAACTCATTAAGTTCCAAGATGACGGTGCTTTAAGGTATCAAAACCAGAAGATCAAGCTCTAA
- a CDS encoding 2,3-phosphoglycerate synthetase — protein sequence MKTLRRMLCLVDGEHYFPVTKSALDMLDSLEHNEVVAAVFIGGTEKLRDASEDGISKQLERPVHFGPDHHNIPYELIDELIVRYNVDVVMDLSDEPVVDYSKRFKIANIVLSQGIPYEGPDFNFEPVTEHEVLKKPSLKILGTGKRIGKTAVSAYAARLIHKNEYNPCIVAMGRGGPEVPEIVHGDKIEITPEYLMEQSDKGVHAASDHWEDALMSRILTIGCRRCGGGMVGEVFITNMKRGAELANDVDSNFVIMEGSGAAIPPIKTDKQVVLVGANQPIVNIENYFGPYRIKLADLVVITMCEEPMASTEKVETIKNFIQEINPEATVIATVFRPKPLGDVKGKNVLFATTAPDSIKSVLIEHLEDFYGCKVVGTTPYLSNRPLLQKDIEKYIDEADVMLTELKAAAVDVATKDALKAGLEVIYCDNIPIDIEDGNNKNFDKAIIEVVDNAIKSFEN from the coding sequence ATGAAAACCCTGAGAAGAATGCTTTGTTTAGTAGATGGAGAACATTATTTTCCAGTAACCAAATCAGCACTAGATATGCTGGACAGCCTGGAACATAACGAAGTTGTTGCAGCTGTATTCATAGGAGGAACAGAGAAGTTAAGGGACGCATCTGAAGATGGAATTTCCAAACAACTAGAGAGACCAGTACACTTCGGACCAGATCATCACAACATTCCCTACGAATTAATAGATGAACTCATAGTCCGCTACAACGTGGATGTGGTGATGGACCTATCTGATGAACCAGTTGTTGACTACTCTAAAAGATTCAAAATTGCAAACATCGTACTATCCCAGGGAATACCCTACGAAGGACCAGACTTCAACTTCGAACCTGTGACAGAACACGAGGTACTTAAGAAACCATCCCTCAAAATTTTAGGTACAGGTAAAAGAATTGGGAAAACAGCAGTTTCAGCCTACGCAGCCAGACTCATCCACAAAAATGAATACAACCCATGTATTGTTGCAATGGGACGTGGTGGACCTGAAGTACCTGAAATTGTTCATGGAGACAAGATAGAGATCACTCCAGAGTACCTAATGGAACAGTCAGACAAGGGTGTGCACGCTGCAAGTGACCATTGGGAAGATGCCCTCATGAGCCGTATACTAACCATAGGCTGCAGAAGATGTGGAGGAGGCATGGTTGGAGAAGTATTCATCACCAACATGAAACGAGGCGCAGAACTTGCAAACGATGTAGATTCAAACTTCGTAATAATGGAGGGAAGTGGAGCTGCCATACCACCTATCAAAACAGATAAACAAGTGGTTCTCGTTGGTGCAAACCAACCCATCGTGAACATCGAAAACTACTTCGGACCCTACAGAATAAAACTCGCGGATCTGGTGGTCATAACCATGTGCGAAGAACCAATGGCATCAACAGAAAAGGTTGAAACCATTAAAAACTTTATACAAGAAATAAATCCTGAAGCAACTGTTATTGCAACGGTGTTCAGACCAAAACCCCTAGGAGATGTTAAGGGTAAAAATGTGCTATTTGCAACCACAGCACCAGACTCAATAAAATCAGTTTTAATAGAACACCTTGAAGACTTTTACGGCTGCAAAGTTGTTGGAACCACACCCTACCTATCAAACAGGCCACTGCTTCAAAAGGACATAGAAAAATATATAGATGAAGCTGATGTCATGTTAACCGAACTTAAAGCAGCAGCAGTTGATGTGGCAACCAAGGACGCTTTAAAAGCTGGGCTCGAAGTTATTTACTGTGACAACATACCAATAGATATTGAAGATGGAAACAACAAAAACTTTGACAAGGCCATAATCGAAGTTGTGGACAACGCAATAAAATCCTTCGAAAACTAA
- the thsA gene encoding thermosome subunit alpha gives MILVANIGGQGQQIIILPEGTERLLGRDAQRMNIMAGKALAETVRTTLGPKGMDKMLVDGLGDIVVTNDGVTILKEMDIEHPAAKMLVEVAKTQEDEVGDGTTTAVIIAGELLKKSEELLEMEIHPTIISMGYRKAALKAQEILESISIDAVDSDTLKMIAMTAMTGKGTEKAREPLAELIVKAVQMVEEDGEVDKDQININRIQGATVEESQIVNGVVIDKGRLDPAMPKKVENAKIALLKYPIEVKSLETDAKIKLTDPSQMQAFIEQEETMVRDMVDKVIESGANVLFCQKGIDDLAQHYLAREGILAVKRVRKSDIERLEKATGARVATNLEDLTSDDLGIAGKVYEKKIFDEVLLFVEDCIEPKAVSLILRGSTKHVAEEVERAVDDAIGVVAATLEDGKVVAGGGAPEIAIAKGLKDYADTISGREQLAIGAFAKALEVVPKTLAENAGLDSIDALVDLRAAHESSAYMGLNVFTGDVTDMKEAGVIEPQRVKKQAIQSASEAAEMILRIDDMIASNKTPMPDEGMGGMPGGMPPMM, from the coding sequence ATGATACTTGTGGCAAATATAGGTGGCCAAGGCCAGCAAATTATAATTTTACCAGAAGGAACCGAAAGGCTTCTGGGTAGAGATGCTCAAAGAATGAACATTATGGCAGGTAAAGCTTTAGCAGAAACCGTAAGAACAACATTAGGTCCTAAGGGAATGGACAAAATGTTAGTTGACGGTCTTGGAGACATAGTTGTTACCAACGACGGTGTTACCATACTCAAAGAAATGGACATAGAACACCCTGCAGCCAAGATGCTTGTGGAAGTTGCAAAAACCCAGGAAGATGAAGTGGGAGACGGAACAACAACAGCAGTTATCATAGCTGGAGAACTCCTCAAAAAATCAGAAGAACTCCTGGAAATGGAAATACACCCAACAATCATATCCATGGGTTACAGGAAAGCAGCATTAAAAGCACAGGAAATACTTGAAAGTATCTCCATAGATGCAGTAGACAGTGACACCTTAAAGATGATTGCAATGACAGCAATGACTGGAAAGGGAACTGAAAAAGCCAGAGAACCATTGGCTGAACTCATTGTTAAAGCTGTTCAGATGGTTGAAGAAGATGGAGAAGTTGACAAGGACCAGATAAACATCAACAGGATCCAGGGAGCAACAGTTGAAGAATCCCAAATAGTCAACGGAGTTGTTATCGACAAAGGCAGGTTAGACCCAGCAATGCCTAAGAAAGTAGAAAACGCAAAGATCGCACTTCTAAAATACCCAATAGAAGTTAAGAGCTTAGAAACTGATGCAAAGATCAAACTCACAGACCCATCCCAGATGCAGGCATTCATAGAACAGGAAGAAACCATGGTAAGGGACATGGTTGACAAGGTTATAGAAAGCGGAGCAAACGTTTTATTCTGTCAGAAAGGTATTGACGACCTAGCACAGCACTACCTTGCAAGGGAAGGAATACTCGCAGTTAAAAGGGTAAGAAAATCCGACATCGAAAGGTTAGAAAAAGCAACAGGTGCAAGGGTTGCAACCAACCTAGAAGACCTAACAAGCGACGACCTTGGAATAGCAGGAAAAGTCTACGAGAAGAAGATCTTCGACGAAGTACTTCTATTTGTGGAAGACTGCATCGAACCTAAGGCAGTATCACTCATACTCAGGGGAAGTACCAAACACGTTGCAGAAGAAGTTGAAAGAGCAGTTGACGACGCCATAGGTGTGGTAGCAGCAACTCTTGAAGATGGAAAAGTAGTTGCAGGTGGAGGAGCTCCTGAAATAGCAATAGCCAAGGGACTCAAAGACTACGCAGACACCATAAGCGGCAGAGAACAGCTGGCAATAGGTGCATTTGCAAAGGCACTAGAAGTTGTTCCAAAAACCCTCGCTGAAAACGCAGGACTCGACAGTATCGACGCACTAGTTGATCTCAGAGCTGCACATGAATCCTCAGCTTACATGGGACTTAACGTCTTTACAGGCGACGTCACAGACATGAAAGAAGCTGGAGTTATCGAACCACAGCGTGTTAAGAAACAGGCAATACAGTCAGCTTCCGAAGCTGCTGAAATGATACTACGTATCGATGATATGATAGCATCAAACAAAACACCAATGCCTGATGAAGGAATGGGCGGAATGCCTGGTGGAATGCCACCAATGATGTAA
- a CDS encoding SatD family protein, whose translation MKEIDESHSVPRNNEFYVLLGDVVSSRKIENREKFQNHLINTYSELNQIYETDLYAKLDIIKGSDEIGCVLHRIDHLYEIISSITNKLNPHYMRFVCVKGIVDAGISTKKISQMDGPVFHKASDLMDSLKKEELIFRMNTENKVIDSLVTNNINLIYLIKSKWSLKKFKIINEYERSKDQVSTAEKLNLTPQVISYNLKSANWSELHRIETDLKESLKLIARYHE comes from the coding sequence ATGAAGGAAATTGATGAATCTCATTCAGTACCTAGAAATAATGAATTCTATGTATTATTGGGAGATGTAGTTTCTTCCAGAAAGATAGAAAACCGGGAAAAATTCCAAAATCACTTAATAAATACTTATTCTGAGTTAAATCAAATTTATGAAACTGATCTATATGCCAAATTAGACATAATAAAAGGTTCTGACGAGATTGGATGCGTACTCCATAGAATAGACCACTTATATGAAATAATAAGTTCCATAACAAACAAATTAAATCCCCATTATATGCGGTTTGTATGTGTAAAGGGTATTGTAGATGCAGGAATATCCACAAAAAAAATTTCGCAAATGGATGGGCCTGTTTTTCATAAAGCATCCGATTTAATGGATTCATTAAAGAAAGAAGAACTAATATTTCGAATGAATACCGAAAACAAAGTCATTGACAGTTTGGTAACTAACAATATAAACTTAATATATCTAATAAAAAGTAAATGGTCACTGAAAAAATTTAAAATAATAAATGAATATGAACGATCTAAAGATCAAGTTAGCACAGCTGAAAAATTAAATTTAACACCACAAGTAATTTCATATAATTTAAAATCAGCTAACTGGAGTGAATTACATAGAATAGAGACTGATCTTAAGGAATCCTTAAAACTAATAGCTCGATACCATGAATAA
- a CDS encoding pyridoxamine 5'-phosphate oxidase family protein codes for MMKIHKIPLMSKEEYDKFIKENYVSRIGFKGEYPYIAPFLYVFDGDFIYFMSTKYGKKIKRFQANPNVAVEIEKYEDDLSEYRFVTLQGRIEQVENIEEKLKVKKCFLNLIQNKSLSKNVLAALGHSPDDELESIVNEDRSYIWKLVDVKSIIGIKTS; via the coding sequence ATGATGAAAATCCATAAGATTCCATTGATGAGCAAAGAGGAATATGATAAGTTCATAAAAGAAAATTATGTTAGTAGAATTGGTTTTAAAGGAGAATATCCCTATATAGCTCCGTTTTTATATGTTTTTGATGGTGATTTCATCTACTTCATGTCAACCAAATATGGGAAGAAAATCAAAAGGTTTCAGGCAAATCCAAATGTAGCAGTTGAAATAGAAAAGTATGAAGATGATCTCTCAGAGTATCGTTTTGTAACATTACAGGGAAGGATAGAACAGGTAGAAAATATTGAAGAGAAATTAAAAGTTAAAAAATGTTTCTTAAATCTTATACAGAATAAATCTCTTTCAAAAAACGTTTTGGCTGCCTTAGGTCACTCACCAGATGATGAGTTAGAATCCATTGTTAACGAAGATAGATCTTACATATGGAAACTGGTTGATGTTAAAAGCATAATCGGAATAAAAACTTCTTAA
- a CDS encoding peptidase associated/transthyretin-like domain-containing protein — protein sequence MGVQPVVAHTSEIKFLNNDYSVKTDDYVLNKTAEKYNEYNIRAQLYVNGEWQGYRFIYFELLDSNGTCLLSQSGMLTQPFMNTGTYWQIWYYEWKNLQPGTYTVKASYTGYLWYPSTEKTIKLHVVT from the coding sequence ATGGGTGTGCAACCTGTGGTAGCACATACGAGTGAAATAAAATTTTTAAACAATGATTATAGTGTCAAAACAGATGACTATGTATTAAACAAGACTGCAGAAAAATACAATGAATACAACATCCGGGCACAACTCTATGTAAACGGAGAATGGCAGGGATACAGATTTATATACTTTGAATTATTAGATTCTAATGGCACCTGTTTACTGTCCCAATCTGGGATGTTAACACAACCTTTCATGAATACTGGAACTTACTGGCAGATATGGTACTACGAATGGAAAAATTTACAGCCCGGAACCTATACTGTTAAAGCCAGCTACACTGGATATTTATGGTATCCATCCACAGAAAAAACTATAAAGTTGCATGTGGTAACTTAA
- a CDS encoding rhodanese-like domain-containing protein, with amino-acid sequence MFGYGKKKDYDINILDAYDLIVENQSKPKFMILDVRTPQEFAESRIENAKNIDYNSNTFKNEVSKLERDGKYLVYCRSGMRSLNATKIMMDLGFTDVKNMEGGITKWINKGLPIKV; translated from the coding sequence ATGTTTGGATATGGAAAAAAGAAAGATTATGATATAAATATTTTAGATGCATACGATTTGATTGTCGAGAATCAATCCAAGCCGAAGTTCATGATTTTAGATGTTAGAACTCCACAAGAATTCGCTGAAAGTCGGATTGAGAATGCTAAAAACATTGATTACAATTCAAATACCTTTAAAAATGAAGTATCAAAGCTTGAGAGGGATGGTAAGTATTTAGTATACTGCAGATCTGGCATGAGAAGTTTAAATGCCACTAAGATTATGATGGACTTGGGCTTTACTGATGTGAAGAACATGGAGGGTGGAATCACCAAGTGGATCAATAAAGGTCTTCCAATTAAGGTTTAA
- a CDS encoding TetR/AcrR family transcriptional regulator, which produces MPKVVPEYKELAKKKIIKASYTLFESKGYHSTSMDDIAAEVGVSKASLYSYFKSKEDILLVTVDLAITEPFIKTFNENKSVDAFKDYYHTLTVFEGLLHLNYVLTSLANDSDDIKFKLIETYETKLKLLTRFVSKQQSLGELGSDLDPGAVAQFLIAVYGDISLQLIMGVDEKKISNEFEGALKLILENKKIDKDQSTLSSFF; this is translated from the coding sequence ATGCCCAAGGTAGTACCGGAGTACAAGGAGCTTGCTAAAAAAAAGATAATTAAAGCATCTTACACTCTTTTTGAAAGCAAGGGATATCATTCCACTAGCATGGATGATATTGCAGCCGAAGTTGGGGTTAGCAAAGCTTCCCTCTACTCATACTTCAAAAGTAAGGAAGATATACTGCTGGTCACAGTTGACCTGGCAATCACTGAACCATTCATTAAAACATTCAACGAAAACAAATCTGTGGATGCATTTAAAGATTACTACCATACCCTAACTGTTTTTGAAGGTTTATTACACTTGAACTATGTTTTAACATCCCTTGCAAACGATAGTGATGATATTAAATTTAAGTTAATTGAAACCTATGAAACTAAGTTAAAGCTTCTCACGCGCTTTGTTTCAAAACAGCAAAGCCTAGGTGAGTTAGGATCAGATCTCGATCCAGGTGCAGTTGCCCAGTTTTTAATTGCAGTTTACGGAGACATCTCACTTCAGCTAATAATGGGTGTTGATGAGAAAAAAATATCCAATGAATTTGAGGGCGCACTCAAATTAATACTGGAAAATAAAAAGATAGACAAAGATCAAAGCACCCTAAGCAGTTTCTTTTAA